The genome window GGGCGGTGAATGTGACGTCATCGGGCGCTTCGTACCTGTCGACCCACGTGTCCCAAGATTCACTGGCGCCGGGCATCGACTTCTCGCGGTCGACGCTATGGACGACGTCGGAGGCGACGAACGCTCGGCCGCTTGCGGGCGGGATGTCCTGGAAGCGCACGTCGGGGCGCAGGGTGAATATCCATTCCAGCCCGTCGACCACTTCCCACGAGGTTGCCAGGTCGCCCACCGTGCCCCGCCAGTCGGTGTGCTGGACAAGGACGCTGTAGAAGAGGCCGGCCAGCGGCGAGCCTGCCGCCGTCATGGGGTCGAGGCTGAGGAGCACCGTGCTTGCCCTGCGTATCGTTCCGCCTCGCTTCGGCTCTCCCTGTTCGGCCGGGACGGTTGCGGGCGGGCTTTCCTTCTCCTCGCCGCCGCAGCCCGCAAGCGCCATGCCGCCCGCGGCGATGGTTGTGGCGGCGCCGCCCAGAAAGGCCCTGCGTGACACCCTCGATCTGCCAAACATCTTCGGTACTCCTTCAGTCCTGGGTTCGCTCCCAACTCATCTTGACTCTAGCCTTTGTCCAGCCAGTAGTCATACTTGAAGAGGCCCAGGCCGAACGCGCTCGGCTGGAACCCCTTCAAATAGTCGCGCACACAAAGATAGGCGTAGGGCTGGTACAGGTGAAGCGTGGGGCCATGGCGCTTCAGGACGAGGCGCTCCGCCTCCCAGGCGATCTGCTTTCTCTCCTCGTCGTCCACGGTTTGCTGCGCCTTATCGAGCAGAGCATCCACGTCGGGGTCGTCCACGCCCAGGTAGTCGCGTTGCTCACGGGACGACCCCAGGCTGTGGTGCGACTGCAGGGGGATCTCGTCGGAGAGGAACTTGAGGTGAGAAAAGACGGTGGCCTGGAAATTGCCCAGCAGCATGTTGGCGAGCCACGTTCCGAGCTCCGCGGGCTGAAGGTTGACGTTGATGCCCGCTTCCGCGAGGTTGGCCTTGATGATCGCCGCCTGGTCGGGCATGTCGCCGTAGTTCCCCATGCTCAGGTCAATGCTCAGCTCGTCGTGGCCGGCCGCCGAGAGAAGCTGCCTGGCCCTGGCGACGTCCCGCTTGTAGGCCTGCTCGATCTCCTCTTTGGGCAAGGACGTGTCCCAGGCGGGAGGGACAGGGCCTGCAAGCTCTGCGTCGCCGAAGTGCAATCTGTCGATCATTGCGCGGCGGTCGAGCGCGATGTCGAAGGCCTCCCGAACGCGCGGGTCTTTGAACGGCTCGAACTTGACTGCGTTCAAGCGGATGCAGGCGTAGGCGCGGTCGAGAAACCGGTGAACGGCGACGCCCTTCACATCCTTTACGGCCTCGGCCTTAATCCGGTTGCTCGCGCCGTAGGTGTCGAGGGCGCCGGCGCGGAAGGCGGCCTGAATGGAGGCTTCATCGGACATGACGCGGACGCTGATGCCGTCGAGGTAGGGGAAATCATGGTAGTAGCCGGGGTTGCGCACCATCTCAAGCCCCTTGTCGCGGTCGAACTCCGACAGGACGTAGGGGCCGCTACCCAAAACGTGGTTGCGAAGGTCGCCGAACTGATCGACAGCCTCCATGCAAACGATGCCCGATATCGTGCTGCCGACCAGCGTGGGAAGGACGTATCCATAAG of Dehalococcoidia bacterium contains these proteins:
- a CDS encoding ABC transporter substrate-binding protein — encoded protein: MRSLSNTRLTRRRLLGGALAAGTGGLALAACGGEDAEQPAVSGTDTPPAGQPVRGGTLRVAITATILSLDPQTTEGVGTAPYFYSYLVHATDWQGNVGDVATSWEIVDGLEWVFSLRQDVNFQDVAPANGRRLVAEDVVKSIDRYRSLPVTGTWNQWVDRYEAPDDSTFVLRTKTPYGYVLPTLVGSTISGIVCMEAVDQFGDLRNHVLGSGPYVLSEFDRDKGLEMVRNPGYYHDFPYLDGISVRVMSDEASIQAAFRAGALDTYGASNRIKAEAVKDVKGVAVHRFLDRAYACIRLNAVKFEPFKDPRVREAFDIALDRRAMIDRLHFGDAELAGPVPPAWDTSLPKEEIEQAYKRDVARARQLLSAAGHDELSIDLSMGNYGDMPDQAAIIKANLAEAGINVNLQPAELGTWLANMLLGNFQATVFSHLKFLSDEIPLQSHHSLGSSREQRDYLGVDDPDVDALLDKAQQTVDDEERKQIAWEAERLVLKRHGPTLHLYQPYAYLCVRDYLKGFQPSAFGLGLFKYDYWLDKG